The Candidatus Thermoplasmatota archaeon genome has a window encoding:
- a CDS encoding shikimate kinase has product MIGRAFCYGAASIVNAIPTGKGCAFGINLRTEAEVKLTNEAGVFEVFIKNDPKESGKLAENCARLVLKKFGLEKEYGARIITNSEIPISKGLKSSSTAANAVVLACYRALNKKYNDLEIINLGVDASLLAKTSITGAFDDACASYLGGVVATDNTKRKILKRYKIDKNYDVIIYVPKKKIKKSELNLRRARKLSKFSELAFELALRKNYSLAMLINSLAWSDYLKLSSEIELDSLKFGAIAAGISGTGPSVVILAPKDRAYDIIEMIKTKDKNAEIIKTKLNNHKKAY; this is encoded by the coding sequence ATGATAGGAAGAGCTTTTTGCTACGGTGCTGCCAGTATCGTTAATGCCATTCCTACAGGCAAAGGCTGTGCGTTCGGTATAAATTTAAGAACGGAAGCTGAAGTAAAATTAACAAATGAAGCTGGTGTTTTTGAGGTCTTCATTAAAAACGATCCTAAAGAGAGTGGTAAGCTAGCTGAAAACTGCGCCCGTTTGGTACTGAAAAAATTCGGTTTAGAAAAAGAGTATGGCGCTAGAATAATAACAAACTCAGAAATACCTATTTCAAAGGGCTTGAAAAGTAGTAGTACAGCTGCAAATGCTGTGGTATTAGCATGCTATAGAGCATTAAATAAAAAATACAACGATTTAGAAATTATCAATTTAGGTGTGGATGCAAGTTTGCTCGCTAAAACTAGTATTACAGGCGCTTTCGACGATGCTTGCGCATCTTATTTAGGAGGAGTTGTTGCTACAGATAACACTAAAAGAAAGATTCTAAAAAGATACAAAATAGATAAAAATTACGATGTGATAATTTACGTACCTAAAAAGAAGATTAAAAAGTCTGAATTAAACTTAAGAAGAGCAAGAAAGCTCTCTAAATTTTCAGAGCTTGCCTTCGAACTTGCGCTAAGAAAAAACTATTCTCTTGCAATGCTAATTAACAGTCTTGCATGGAGCGATTATTTAAAGTTAAGCTCAGAAATTGAATTAGATTCTTTAAAGTTTGGCGCCATAGCAGCTGGCATTAGCGGCACAGGACCTAGCGTTGTTATATTAGCGCCTAAAGATAGAGCTTATGATATTATAGAGATGATTAAAACCAAAGATAAGAATGCAGAAATAATAAAAACAAAACTAAATAACCACAAAAAGGCTTATTGA